Proteins from a genomic interval of Corythoichthys intestinalis isolate RoL2023-P3 chromosome 3, ASM3026506v1, whole genome shotgun sequence:
- the adamtsl2 gene encoding ADAMTS-like protein 2 isoform X1, translated as MTLYFRMRVCSWEAFAETGVVLLAVLMLMMSMGRLTTTANTPLQEEGSVASNSLEELQVMAFWWGEWAKWTACTRTCGGGVKSQERHCLKQRKKIAAFKDNMTCSGTSKRYHLCNAQDCPASGRSFREEQCWSFNSQLYNGHSYQWKPLYPDDYVHISSNPCDLHCTTADGQRQLMVAARDGTSCKYSSYRGVCVDGKCEPIGCDGVLFSSNTLDKCGVCQGDGSSCSRVTGNFRRGATTLGYAFITQIPEGSWDIQVIERKKSADVLAVTDQAGNFFFNGAYKVDSPQNFHVAGTVFKYRRPMDVYETGIEYIVAKGPLDQPVNILVLNQNGRTPYITYEYTVLRDSLPPVPPPPVYTGADSSVEAGPLPAPNASRYQQNPIGGPMEGPGDAVQQETNEVYEETAHIHCDTNTHYTEGNSSHTVSTVNPIPAGMPLDPEADAPNLIWRVLLEGRVGTDELLINISTNQLLEMEEDSLFLAEEEPGGPEADRPPGLNQTLEFTLGRKRNSSSADVFYHNKTLYATGRASNRSNKTRGGSRLYQKNLKLSPADMYRWKLSSQEPCSMTCSIGVSKSFVTCIRYDGVEVHDMYCDALTRPEPVHDFCIGRECQPRWEASSWSECSQTCGEGFQFRQVRCWKMLSPGLDSSVYSDLCTMADLERPMERRACKSPACGPQWEVAEWTECTAKCGRRDQVTRDVRCSDESRPCDPMTEPAGVKNCTGPPCERHWTVSEWGPCSGPCPHGRMVRHVYCKAPEGRVVAEDQCPEEEKPLSVQPCGERDCPAHWLSQDWEKCNTTCGRGIKRRFVQCVGISGGKFLILDEEACSADERPEDESTCFERPCFKWYTTPWSECTKTCGVGVRMRDVKCYQDRELVRGCDPLTKPVSKQTCSLQPCPTEPPDESCQDRPTTNCLLALKVNLCSHWYYSKACCHSCRAVRATAS; from the exons GATGCGTGTGTGCTCCTGGGAGGCGTTTGCTGAGACGGGTGTGGTCTTGCTAGCCGTCCTCATGCTGATGATGTCCATGGGACGCCTCACCACCACAGCTAATACGCCACTGCAG GAGGAAGGCAGCGTGGCCTCCAACAGTCTGGAGGAACTCCAGGTGATGGCGTTCTGGTGGGGCGAGTGGGCCAAGTGGACAGCATGCACACGCACTTGCGGTGGAGGTGTAAAGTCACAAGAGAGACACTGCCTAAAGCAGAG AAAGAAAATTGCTGCTTTCAAGGACAATATGACGTGTTCGGGAACCTCCAAAAGATACCACCTATGCAATGCACAA GACTGTCCAGCCAGTGGTCGAAGCTTCCGGGAGGAGCAGTGCTGGTCTTTCAACTCGCAACTTTACAATGGCCACAGCTACCAGTGGAAACCTCTGTATCCGG ACGACTATGTGCACATCTCCAGTAACCCTTGTGACCTCCATTGCACTACCGCTGATGGCCAGCGGCAGCTGATGGTGGCGGCTCGCGATGGCACGTCCTGCAAGTACAGCAGCTACCGTGGTGTCTGCGTGGACGGTAAGTGTGAG CCAATAGGATGTGATGGCGTTCTCTTCTCATCGAACACACTGGACAAATGCGGAGTCTGCCAGGGCGACGGCAGCAGCTGCAGCAGAGTGACTGGAAACTTCCGCCGAGGGGCCACTACGCTTG GCTACGCCTTCATCACGCAAATCCCTGAAGGATCATGGGACATCCAGGTCATTGAGAGGAAAAAGTCAGCTGATGTTCTCG CCGTAACTGACCAGGCGGGAAACTTCTTTTTCAACGGCGCCTACAAGGTGGACAGCCCTCAGAACTTCCACGTGGCGGGCACCGTCTTCAAGTACCGCCGCCCCATGGATGTCTACGAGACGGGCATTGAGTACATCGTTGCTAAAGGGCCACTGGACCAGCCTGTCAACATCCTG GTGTTGAATCAGAATGGTCGCACACCATACATCACATATGAGTACACGGTTCTGAGAGACTCCCTACCGCCTGTGCCGCCGCCTCCTGTCTACACGGGCGCCGACAGCTCAGTGGAGGCCGGGCCACTGCCCGCGCCCAATGCTAGCCGCTACCAGCAGAATCCTATAGGGGGGCCTATGGAGGGGCCGGGGGATGCCGTTCAGCAGGAGACCAACGAGGTCTACGAGGAGACTGCACACATACACTGTGATACGAACACACACTACACAG AGGGCAACAGTAGCCATACAGTAAGCACGGTTAACCCAATCCCCGCCGGCATGCCCTTGGACCCTGAGGCAGATGCCCCCAACCTCATTTGGAGGGTTTTACTGGAAGGACGCGTGGGCACAGATGAGCTGCTCATCAACATTTCAACCAATCAACTCCTGGAGATGGAAGAAGACAGTTTATTTTTGGCAGAGGAGGAACCTGGCGGCCCTGAGGCCGACCGACCCCCCGGACTTAACCAGACCCTGGAGTTTACGCTTGGACGCAAACGAAACAGCAGCAGCGCAGACGTTTTCTACCACAACAAGACGCTGTATGCAACAGGCAGGGCAAGCAACCGCTCGAACAAAACCAG AGGGGGTTCAAGGCTCTACCAGAAAAACCTGAAGTTGAGTCCAGCCGACATGTACCGCTGGAAGCTTTCCTCGCAGGAACCCTGCAGCATGACCTGTTCCATTG GCGTGTCCAAATCCTTTGTCACATGCATCCGCTATGATGGCGTGGAAGTGCACGATATGTACTGCGATGCTTTGACCCGACCGGAACCAGTTCATGACTTCTGCATCGGACGGGAGTGTCAGCCCAG GTGGGAGGCCAGCAGCTGGAGTGAATGCTCCCAGACCTGTGGCGAGGGTTTCCAGTTCCGGCAGGTCCGATGCTGGAAGATGCTCTCGCCTGGCCTAGATAGCTCTGTCTACAGTGACCTGTGCACCATGGCTGACCTGGAGAGACCAATGGAGAGGCGGGCCTGCAAAAGCCCCGCATGCGGTCCCCAGTGGGAGGTGGCTGAGTGGACAGAG TGTACTGCTAAGTGCGGCCGAAGAGATCAGGTGACCCGTGACGTCCGCTGCTCTGACGAAAGTCGCCCATGTGATCCCATGACCGAACCGGCCGGTGTCAAGAACTGCACAGGCCCGCCTTGTGAACGCCATTGGACCGTGTCCGAGTGGGGGCCT TGCTCGGGCCCATGCCCACATGGGAGGATGGTGCGTCATGTGTACTGCAAAGCTCCGGAGGGCCGCGTGGTGGCTGAGGACCAATGCCCCGAGGAAGAAAAGCCGCTCTCTGTACAGCCTTGTGGGGAGAGGGACTGCCCTGCCCACTGGCTGAGTCAAGACTGGGAAAAG TGCAACACCACATGCGGCCGCGGCATCAAGCGAAGGTTTGTCCAGTGCGTGGGCATCAGTGGTGGCAAGTTCCTGATTTTAGACGAAGAAGCATGCAGTGCTGATGAGAGGCCTGAAGACGAGAGCACCTGTTTCGAGCGGCCGTGCTTTAAGTGGTACACAACACCGTGGTCCGAG TGCACCAAGACTTGTGGCGTAGGCGTGAGGATGCGCGATGTCAAGTGCTACCAGGACCGCGAGCTGGTGAGAGGCTGTGACCCTCTCACCAAGCCCGTGTCCAAGCAGACATGCAGTCTACAGCCATGTCCCACTGAGCCACCAG ATGAGAGCTGCCAAGACCGGCCCACCACCAACTgtctccttgctcttaaagtcaACCTGTGCAGTCACTGGTACTACAGCAAGGCCTGCTGCCACTCCTGCCGGGCTGTGCGAGCCACCGCATCCTAA
- the adamtsl2 gene encoding ADAMTS-like protein 2 isoform X2, whose translation MRVCSWEAFAETGVVLLAVLMLMMSMGRLTTTANTPLQEEGSVASNSLEELQVMAFWWGEWAKWTACTRTCGGGVKSQERHCLKQRKKIAAFKDNMTCSGTSKRYHLCNAQDCPASGRSFREEQCWSFNSQLYNGHSYQWKPLYPDDYVHISSNPCDLHCTTADGQRQLMVAARDGTSCKYSSYRGVCVDGKCEPIGCDGVLFSSNTLDKCGVCQGDGSSCSRVTGNFRRGATTLGYAFITQIPEGSWDIQVIERKKSADVLAVTDQAGNFFFNGAYKVDSPQNFHVAGTVFKYRRPMDVYETGIEYIVAKGPLDQPVNILVLNQNGRTPYITYEYTVLRDSLPPVPPPPVYTGADSSVEAGPLPAPNASRYQQNPIGGPMEGPGDAVQQETNEVYEETAHIHCDTNTHYTEGNSSHTVSTVNPIPAGMPLDPEADAPNLIWRVLLEGRVGTDELLINISTNQLLEMEEDSLFLAEEEPGGPEADRPPGLNQTLEFTLGRKRNSSSADVFYHNKTLYATGRASNRSNKTRGGSRLYQKNLKLSPADMYRWKLSSQEPCSMTCSIGVSKSFVTCIRYDGVEVHDMYCDALTRPEPVHDFCIGRECQPRWEASSWSECSQTCGEGFQFRQVRCWKMLSPGLDSSVYSDLCTMADLERPMERRACKSPACGPQWEVAEWTECTAKCGRRDQVTRDVRCSDESRPCDPMTEPAGVKNCTGPPCERHWTVSEWGPCSGPCPHGRMVRHVYCKAPEGRVVAEDQCPEEEKPLSVQPCGERDCPAHWLSQDWEKCNTTCGRGIKRRFVQCVGISGGKFLILDEEACSADERPEDESTCFERPCFKWYTTPWSECTKTCGVGVRMRDVKCYQDRELVRGCDPLTKPVSKQTCSLQPCPTEPPDESCQDRPTTNCLLALKVNLCSHWYYSKACCHSCRAVRATAS comes from the exons ATGCGTGTGTGCTCCTGGGAGGCGTTTGCTGAGACGGGTGTGGTCTTGCTAGCCGTCCTCATGCTGATGATGTCCATGGGACGCCTCACCACCACAGCTAATACGCCACTGCAG GAGGAAGGCAGCGTGGCCTCCAACAGTCTGGAGGAACTCCAGGTGATGGCGTTCTGGTGGGGCGAGTGGGCCAAGTGGACAGCATGCACACGCACTTGCGGTGGAGGTGTAAAGTCACAAGAGAGACACTGCCTAAAGCAGAG AAAGAAAATTGCTGCTTTCAAGGACAATATGACGTGTTCGGGAACCTCCAAAAGATACCACCTATGCAATGCACAA GACTGTCCAGCCAGTGGTCGAAGCTTCCGGGAGGAGCAGTGCTGGTCTTTCAACTCGCAACTTTACAATGGCCACAGCTACCAGTGGAAACCTCTGTATCCGG ACGACTATGTGCACATCTCCAGTAACCCTTGTGACCTCCATTGCACTACCGCTGATGGCCAGCGGCAGCTGATGGTGGCGGCTCGCGATGGCACGTCCTGCAAGTACAGCAGCTACCGTGGTGTCTGCGTGGACGGTAAGTGTGAG CCAATAGGATGTGATGGCGTTCTCTTCTCATCGAACACACTGGACAAATGCGGAGTCTGCCAGGGCGACGGCAGCAGCTGCAGCAGAGTGACTGGAAACTTCCGCCGAGGGGCCACTACGCTTG GCTACGCCTTCATCACGCAAATCCCTGAAGGATCATGGGACATCCAGGTCATTGAGAGGAAAAAGTCAGCTGATGTTCTCG CCGTAACTGACCAGGCGGGAAACTTCTTTTTCAACGGCGCCTACAAGGTGGACAGCCCTCAGAACTTCCACGTGGCGGGCACCGTCTTCAAGTACCGCCGCCCCATGGATGTCTACGAGACGGGCATTGAGTACATCGTTGCTAAAGGGCCACTGGACCAGCCTGTCAACATCCTG GTGTTGAATCAGAATGGTCGCACACCATACATCACATATGAGTACACGGTTCTGAGAGACTCCCTACCGCCTGTGCCGCCGCCTCCTGTCTACACGGGCGCCGACAGCTCAGTGGAGGCCGGGCCACTGCCCGCGCCCAATGCTAGCCGCTACCAGCAGAATCCTATAGGGGGGCCTATGGAGGGGCCGGGGGATGCCGTTCAGCAGGAGACCAACGAGGTCTACGAGGAGACTGCACACATACACTGTGATACGAACACACACTACACAG AGGGCAACAGTAGCCATACAGTAAGCACGGTTAACCCAATCCCCGCCGGCATGCCCTTGGACCCTGAGGCAGATGCCCCCAACCTCATTTGGAGGGTTTTACTGGAAGGACGCGTGGGCACAGATGAGCTGCTCATCAACATTTCAACCAATCAACTCCTGGAGATGGAAGAAGACAGTTTATTTTTGGCAGAGGAGGAACCTGGCGGCCCTGAGGCCGACCGACCCCCCGGACTTAACCAGACCCTGGAGTTTACGCTTGGACGCAAACGAAACAGCAGCAGCGCAGACGTTTTCTACCACAACAAGACGCTGTATGCAACAGGCAGGGCAAGCAACCGCTCGAACAAAACCAG AGGGGGTTCAAGGCTCTACCAGAAAAACCTGAAGTTGAGTCCAGCCGACATGTACCGCTGGAAGCTTTCCTCGCAGGAACCCTGCAGCATGACCTGTTCCATTG GCGTGTCCAAATCCTTTGTCACATGCATCCGCTATGATGGCGTGGAAGTGCACGATATGTACTGCGATGCTTTGACCCGACCGGAACCAGTTCATGACTTCTGCATCGGACGGGAGTGTCAGCCCAG GTGGGAGGCCAGCAGCTGGAGTGAATGCTCCCAGACCTGTGGCGAGGGTTTCCAGTTCCGGCAGGTCCGATGCTGGAAGATGCTCTCGCCTGGCCTAGATAGCTCTGTCTACAGTGACCTGTGCACCATGGCTGACCTGGAGAGACCAATGGAGAGGCGGGCCTGCAAAAGCCCCGCATGCGGTCCCCAGTGGGAGGTGGCTGAGTGGACAGAG TGTACTGCTAAGTGCGGCCGAAGAGATCAGGTGACCCGTGACGTCCGCTGCTCTGACGAAAGTCGCCCATGTGATCCCATGACCGAACCGGCCGGTGTCAAGAACTGCACAGGCCCGCCTTGTGAACGCCATTGGACCGTGTCCGAGTGGGGGCCT TGCTCGGGCCCATGCCCACATGGGAGGATGGTGCGTCATGTGTACTGCAAAGCTCCGGAGGGCCGCGTGGTGGCTGAGGACCAATGCCCCGAGGAAGAAAAGCCGCTCTCTGTACAGCCTTGTGGGGAGAGGGACTGCCCTGCCCACTGGCTGAGTCAAGACTGGGAAAAG TGCAACACCACATGCGGCCGCGGCATCAAGCGAAGGTTTGTCCAGTGCGTGGGCATCAGTGGTGGCAAGTTCCTGATTTTAGACGAAGAAGCATGCAGTGCTGATGAGAGGCCTGAAGACGAGAGCACCTGTTTCGAGCGGCCGTGCTTTAAGTGGTACACAACACCGTGGTCCGAG TGCACCAAGACTTGTGGCGTAGGCGTGAGGATGCGCGATGTCAAGTGCTACCAGGACCGCGAGCTGGTGAGAGGCTGTGACCCTCTCACCAAGCCCGTGTCCAAGCAGACATGCAGTCTACAGCCATGTCCCACTGAGCCACCAG ATGAGAGCTGCCAAGACCGGCCCACCACCAACTgtctccttgctcttaaagtcaACCTGTGCAGTCACTGGTACTACAGCAAGGCCTGCTGCCACTCCTGCCGGGCTGTGCGAGCCACCGCATCCTAA
- the adamtsl2 gene encoding ADAMTS-like protein 2 isoform X3, with product MARPASTAATVVSAWTPIGCDGVLFSSNTLDKCGVCQGDGSSCSRVTGNFRRGATTLGYAFITQIPEGSWDIQVIERKKSADVLAVTDQAGNFFFNGAYKVDSPQNFHVAGTVFKYRRPMDVYETGIEYIVAKGPLDQPVNILVLNQNGRTPYITYEYTVLRDSLPPVPPPPVYTGADSSVEAGPLPAPNASRYQQNPIGGPMEGPGDAVQQETNEVYEETAHIHCDTNTHYTEGNSSHTVSTVNPIPAGMPLDPEADAPNLIWRVLLEGRVGTDELLINISTNQLLEMEEDSLFLAEEEPGGPEADRPPGLNQTLEFTLGRKRNSSSADVFYHNKTLYATGRASNRSNKTRGGSRLYQKNLKLSPADMYRWKLSSQEPCSMTCSIGVSKSFVTCIRYDGVEVHDMYCDALTRPEPVHDFCIGRECQPRWEASSWSECSQTCGEGFQFRQVRCWKMLSPGLDSSVYSDLCTMADLERPMERRACKSPACGPQWEVAEWTECTAKCGRRDQVTRDVRCSDESRPCDPMTEPAGVKNCTGPPCERHWTVSEWGPCSGPCPHGRMVRHVYCKAPEGRVVAEDQCPEEEKPLSVQPCGERDCPAHWLSQDWEKCNTTCGRGIKRRFVQCVGISGGKFLILDEEACSADERPEDESTCFERPCFKWYTTPWSECTKTCGVGVRMRDVKCYQDRELVRGCDPLTKPVSKQTCSLQPCPTEPPDESCQDRPTTNCLLALKVNLCSHWYYSKACCHSCRAVRATAS from the exons ATGGCACGTCCTGCAAGTACAGCAGCTACCGTGGTGTCTGCGTGGACG CCAATAGGATGTGATGGCGTTCTCTTCTCATCGAACACACTGGACAAATGCGGAGTCTGCCAGGGCGACGGCAGCAGCTGCAGCAGAGTGACTGGAAACTTCCGCCGAGGGGCCACTACGCTTG GCTACGCCTTCATCACGCAAATCCCTGAAGGATCATGGGACATCCAGGTCATTGAGAGGAAAAAGTCAGCTGATGTTCTCG CCGTAACTGACCAGGCGGGAAACTTCTTTTTCAACGGCGCCTACAAGGTGGACAGCCCTCAGAACTTCCACGTGGCGGGCACCGTCTTCAAGTACCGCCGCCCCATGGATGTCTACGAGACGGGCATTGAGTACATCGTTGCTAAAGGGCCACTGGACCAGCCTGTCAACATCCTG GTGTTGAATCAGAATGGTCGCACACCATACATCACATATGAGTACACGGTTCTGAGAGACTCCCTACCGCCTGTGCCGCCGCCTCCTGTCTACACGGGCGCCGACAGCTCAGTGGAGGCCGGGCCACTGCCCGCGCCCAATGCTAGCCGCTACCAGCAGAATCCTATAGGGGGGCCTATGGAGGGGCCGGGGGATGCCGTTCAGCAGGAGACCAACGAGGTCTACGAGGAGACTGCACACATACACTGTGATACGAACACACACTACACAG AGGGCAACAGTAGCCATACAGTAAGCACGGTTAACCCAATCCCCGCCGGCATGCCCTTGGACCCTGAGGCAGATGCCCCCAACCTCATTTGGAGGGTTTTACTGGAAGGACGCGTGGGCACAGATGAGCTGCTCATCAACATTTCAACCAATCAACTCCTGGAGATGGAAGAAGACAGTTTATTTTTGGCAGAGGAGGAACCTGGCGGCCCTGAGGCCGACCGACCCCCCGGACTTAACCAGACCCTGGAGTTTACGCTTGGACGCAAACGAAACAGCAGCAGCGCAGACGTTTTCTACCACAACAAGACGCTGTATGCAACAGGCAGGGCAAGCAACCGCTCGAACAAAACCAG AGGGGGTTCAAGGCTCTACCAGAAAAACCTGAAGTTGAGTCCAGCCGACATGTACCGCTGGAAGCTTTCCTCGCAGGAACCCTGCAGCATGACCTGTTCCATTG GCGTGTCCAAATCCTTTGTCACATGCATCCGCTATGATGGCGTGGAAGTGCACGATATGTACTGCGATGCTTTGACCCGACCGGAACCAGTTCATGACTTCTGCATCGGACGGGAGTGTCAGCCCAG GTGGGAGGCCAGCAGCTGGAGTGAATGCTCCCAGACCTGTGGCGAGGGTTTCCAGTTCCGGCAGGTCCGATGCTGGAAGATGCTCTCGCCTGGCCTAGATAGCTCTGTCTACAGTGACCTGTGCACCATGGCTGACCTGGAGAGACCAATGGAGAGGCGGGCCTGCAAAAGCCCCGCATGCGGTCCCCAGTGGGAGGTGGCTGAGTGGACAGAG TGTACTGCTAAGTGCGGCCGAAGAGATCAGGTGACCCGTGACGTCCGCTGCTCTGACGAAAGTCGCCCATGTGATCCCATGACCGAACCGGCCGGTGTCAAGAACTGCACAGGCCCGCCTTGTGAACGCCATTGGACCGTGTCCGAGTGGGGGCCT TGCTCGGGCCCATGCCCACATGGGAGGATGGTGCGTCATGTGTACTGCAAAGCTCCGGAGGGCCGCGTGGTGGCTGAGGACCAATGCCCCGAGGAAGAAAAGCCGCTCTCTGTACAGCCTTGTGGGGAGAGGGACTGCCCTGCCCACTGGCTGAGTCAAGACTGGGAAAAG TGCAACACCACATGCGGCCGCGGCATCAAGCGAAGGTTTGTCCAGTGCGTGGGCATCAGTGGTGGCAAGTTCCTGATTTTAGACGAAGAAGCATGCAGTGCTGATGAGAGGCCTGAAGACGAGAGCACCTGTTTCGAGCGGCCGTGCTTTAAGTGGTACACAACACCGTGGTCCGAG TGCACCAAGACTTGTGGCGTAGGCGTGAGGATGCGCGATGTCAAGTGCTACCAGGACCGCGAGCTGGTGAGAGGCTGTGACCCTCTCACCAAGCCCGTGTCCAAGCAGACATGCAGTCTACAGCCATGTCCCACTGAGCCACCAG ATGAGAGCTGCCAAGACCGGCCCACCACCAACTgtctccttgctcttaaagtcaACCTGTGCAGTCACTGGTACTACAGCAAGGCCTGCTGCCACTCCTGCCGGGCTGTGCGAGCCACCGCATCCTAA